One stretch of Candidatus Neomarinimicrobiota bacterium DNA includes these proteins:
- a CDS encoding AAA family ATPase, whose translation MKPKPLKFKQLRKFVDPKSFKFKTTKELKPLSGVIGQERAVKSIEFGLGMKGHGYNIFVTGMSGTGKSTIVKGLLHKLALKDKSPDDWIFVYNFAEPDHPHSFSLPTGKGCVFEKDMSLFINSLKTDLPKSFSDKAYEDKREHLNEEFNKKRSGALRRLENFAKRRQIVIQNATVGYNTIPIVEGREMTPHEYNALKDSVKKSVDKKIDAVHGKISSSVKEITKHEIRLQEQLDSLDYDVAEFMIDRKINPLTQKYSFSESVIQYLKDVKNDIISNLEDFIPPGEDKGSLLGLQIPQSKPSFIRYSVNVVVSNIDNKCAPVIVETNPTFQNLFGRIEKKMQFGSLVTDFTLIKPGSLLQANGGYLIVDIESILGHPFVWETLKRTLKNKELHIEDMSEEIGLISTVGLKPEPIPLDIKIVLLGRADIFHHLEFYDESFRRTFKIRADFDNSVKMTSGSSQQYARFISKVCNEENLRHFDRTGVAALIEHAQRSISDQQRVSIQFGHLVNTIRESSYTAELNNHKFVSELDVDSATRERRFRSNLLEEKVREQVNRGIIRLNISNEIVGQINGLAVYQAGDHSFGVPSRITATVFAGKGNVVQIDREVKMSGSTHNKGVLILSSFLNKTFAIKAPISLSASITFEQNYSFIDGDSASSTELYALLSALSSAPINQSIAVTGSVDQFGNIQAIGGVNQKIEGFFDICVAKGFTGKQGVMIPASNVQHLMIRKDILEVVRAGHFNVWPIKTVEQGIELLTGTPAGKRLKNGKFKKGTLFNAIDNRLTEYHRESLKFRQEIKKELGLLNDDKN comes from the coding sequence TTGAAACCGAAACCGTTAAAATTTAAACAGCTCCGAAAATTTGTAGATCCAAAATCTTTTAAGTTTAAAACAACAAAAGAACTGAAACCGCTTTCGGGCGTAATAGGGCAGGAAAGGGCTGTTAAATCAATCGAATTCGGGCTTGGAATGAAAGGACACGGTTATAATATTTTTGTTACCGGTATGTCCGGCACGGGAAAATCCACTATTGTAAAAGGGCTTCTACATAAGCTGGCTTTAAAAGATAAGAGTCCTGACGATTGGATATTTGTTTACAACTTTGCAGAACCGGACCACCCTCACTCGTTCAGTTTGCCCACCGGAAAAGGTTGCGTTTTTGAAAAGGATATGTCTCTTTTTATCAACTCGCTGAAAACTGATCTTCCAAAATCATTTAGCGATAAAGCGTACGAAGATAAGAGAGAACATCTCAATGAAGAGTTCAACAAAAAGCGGAGCGGCGCTTTACGCCGCCTTGAAAATTTCGCTAAACGCCGTCAAATAGTGATTCAAAATGCTACCGTAGGATATAATACTATCCCTATTGTGGAAGGTCGGGAGATGACTCCACACGAGTATAATGCGCTGAAAGATAGTGTCAAAAAGAGTGTTGACAAAAAAATAGATGCGGTTCACGGTAAAATCTCTTCTTCAGTAAAAGAAATTACCAAGCACGAAATCAGATTGCAGGAACAATTGGATTCTCTCGATTATGATGTAGCAGAATTTATGATTGACAGAAAAATTAACCCTCTAACACAAAAATACAGTTTTTCCGAATCCGTCATCCAATATTTGAAAGACGTTAAAAATGATATTATTTCAAATCTTGAAGATTTTATTCCTCCAGGCGAAGATAAAGGAAGTTTGCTCGGGCTACAGATTCCTCAATCAAAACCCAGTTTTATCCGGTATAGCGTCAATGTGGTAGTTTCGAATATTGATAATAAGTGTGCTCCTGTAATAGTGGAAACAAATCCAACTTTCCAGAACCTGTTCGGCAGAATCGAGAAAAAAATGCAGTTCGGATCGCTTGTAACCGATTTCACACTCATAAAACCGGGAAGTCTTTTACAGGCAAACGGCGGCTATTTAATTGTTGATATCGAATCTATTTTAGGGCACCCGTTCGTTTGGGAGACCTTAAAAAGAACATTAAAAAATAAAGAGCTGCATATAGAGGATATGAGTGAAGAAATCGGGCTAATCTCAACTGTGGGTCTTAAGCCGGAACCGATTCCTCTTGATATAAAGATTGTGCTGCTCGGCAGAGCGGATATTTTCCATCATTTGGAATTTTATGATGAATCGTTCAGGAGAACTTTTAAGATAAGGGCAGATTTTGATAATTCCGTAAAAATGACCAGCGGTTCGAGTCAACAATACGCCAGATTTATCTCAAAAGTATGCAATGAAGAAAATCTCAGGCACTTTGACAGAACAGGAGTCGCTGCATTAATTGAACACGCCCAGCGCTCCATATCGGACCAACAGCGAGTATCAATCCAATTCGGTCATTTGGTTAATACCATACGGGAATCAAGCTACACAGCAGAATTAAATAATCATAAATTCGTAAGTGAACTTGACGTTGATTCCGCGACGCGAGAACGAAGATTCCGTTCCAACCTGCTGGAGGAAAAAGTTCGGGAACAGGTAAACAGAGGCATTATAAGGCTTAATATTTCAAATGAAATAGTTGGCCAAATTAATGGGCTTGCTGTCTATCAAGCCGGAGACCACTCATTCGGAGTACCATCCCGGATCACCGCCACTGTATTCGCAGGAAAAGGTAATGTAGTTCAAATTGACAGAGAAGTAAAAATGAGCGGTAGCACGCACAACAAAGGTGTTCTGATATTGTCTTCATTCTTAAATAAAACATTCGCCATCAAGGCTCCGATTTCCTTATCCGCAAGCATCACATTCGAGCAAAATTATTCTTTTATTGACGGCGACAGCGCATCTTCCACAGAACTTTACGCTTTACTTTCGGCGCTTTCTTCAGCCCCCATTAACCAATCCATCGCTGTTACAGGCTCTGTTGACCAGTTTGGAAATATCCAGGCTATAGGTGGAGTGAATCAAAAGATAGAGGGTTTCTTTGACATCTGCGTTGCAAAAGGATTTACCGGAAAACAGGGCGTGATGATTCCTGCATCAAATGTTCAACATTTAATGATCAGGAAAGATATTCTTGAAGTCGTTCGCGCAGGACATTTTAATGTGTGGCCAATAAAGACCGTCGAACAAGGCATAGAGCTGCTCACCGGCACCCCAGCCGGCAAAAGACTAAAAAATGGAAAGTTCAAAAAAGGGACCCTGTTTAATGCAATAGACAATCGTTTAACAGAATATCATAGGGAATCCTTGAAGTTTAGGCAGGAAATTAAAAAGGAACTTGGACTGTTAAATGATGACAAAAATTAG
- a CDS encoding tRNA (5-methylaminomethyl-2-thiouridylate)-methyltransferase, giving the protein MSDKIKAVGMLSGGLDSTLAAHILKEMGVEIQGVNFSTGFCITDHHRKLNRDDEPVQKMQNEALRLGADLEIPLEIIDISTEYWDILLNPQHGYGANMNPCIDCRIMMFTKAKRYMEEIGAHFVFSGEVMGQRPKSQRKPVLSVIAEQAGLEGYLLRPLSAKLLPETIPEKLGWIDREQLYDISGRTRKKQMELVEKFNIEYYPQPAGGCCTLTDEAYSDKLRDMLNDNNEQPLTPEDVILLKVGRHFRPAPGVKVIVARDEQEGRFLSGFKLGRSVMETVNFGGPVTLITGETTDEQMSDIARLTARYGQGRESEMVQIKLISNGDSKNIEVAPFPSDEEIIEEWRV; this is encoded by the coding sequence ATGTCAGATAAAATAAAAGCTGTGGGAATGCTTTCAGGGGGATTGGACAGCACTCTTGCGGCGCACATATTAAAAGAAATGGGCGTGGAAATTCAGGGTGTGAATTTCAGCACCGGATTTTGCATTACTGATCATCACAGAAAATTAAATCGGGATGATGAGCCTGTTCAAAAAATGCAGAATGAAGCTTTGCGGTTAGGAGCTGATCTTGAAATTCCGTTAGAGATTATTGATATCTCAACTGAGTACTGGGACATTTTGCTGAATCCACAACATGGATACGGCGCAAATATGAATCCGTGTATTGATTGCCGAATTATGATGTTCACCAAAGCAAAGAGATATATGGAAGAGATAGGAGCACATTTTGTATTCTCCGGCGAGGTGATGGGGCAGCGACCTAAGTCGCAGCGAAAGCCTGTGCTGTCCGTTATAGCTGAGCAAGCAGGATTAGAGGGATATTTATTGCGTCCGCTCTCGGCAAAACTCTTACCGGAAACTATTCCCGAGAAACTTGGATGGATAGACAGAGAGCAGCTTTACGACATAAGCGGAAGAACGCGAAAGAAGCAGATGGAGCTTGTGGAGAAATTCAATATAGAATATTATCCGCAACCTGCCGGAGGCTGCTGTACTCTCACGGATGAAGCATATTCTGATAAGCTCCGCGATATGCTAAATGATAATAACGAACAACCTTTAACGCCGGAAGACGTTATACTACTGAAGGTGGGAAGACATTTTCGACCTGCGCCGGGCGTGAAAGTCATTGTTGCCCGTGACGAGCAGGAGGGACGATTCCTTTCAGGGTTTAAATTAGGTCGAAGCGTGATGGAGACAGTTAATTTCGGAGGTCCCGTCACACTGATTACAGGAGAGACCACCGATGAGCAAATGTCCGACATCGCTCGCCTTACAGCGAGATATGGACAAGGCCGGGAATCTGAAATGGTTCAGATAAAATTGATTTCGAATGGCGACAGCAAAAATATCGAAGTGGCGCCGTTTCCATCTGATGAGGAGATAATAGAAGAATGGCGAGTTTAA
- a CDS encoding oligopeptide transporter, OPT family, which translates to MPAKSLSSAAFAPKEGERYEPYIAPEENIAEFTLKAIILGAAFGIIFGAANAYLGLKVGLTVSTSVPIAVMTVGFFRMFKPVLGKTTILEHNIAQTVGSASSSLASGIIFTLPALFLWGLDPTIFTMALIGFLGGLLGILFMIPLRKFLIVQEHGKLPYPEGTACAEVLVASEIGGSHAKTVFTGLGIGAVYKGLMSFGRFWSTEASWSIPGLPKGRIGFELLPALLGVGYILGYRVSAMMVSGSLISWVILIPLIAYFGDGLASPIAPEPVKLISEMSTGEIWSRYVRYIGAGAVAAGGLISLSRAIPTIVKSFKVGIAQLKKRVGVAADLDKRTEKDLNITYVLGGSVLITIIIALSPDIITTSDSMMFRAVGAILMVIFAFFFVTVSSRIVGLVGVTSNPTSGMTIATLLVVSSIFVLLGWTDNMGKAAAITVGAVVAVAASIAGDTSQDLKTGYLLGATPYRQQIGEMIGVATAAIFVAMTVVALSEVYGFGSMELPAPQATLMKVVIEGVLSSNIPWILVLSGVAFAVVAELLSIPSLPLAVGIYLPVSTMTPLFLGGIIRHYVEKKSSKDEKLLKYRRERGILLGSGYVAGDGIMGVLIAFYALYVGKKPSWNFHEWMGSMESVLSFLIFLGLAYYLFRTSMKKPEDESPNQSDA; encoded by the coding sequence ATGCCTGCAAAATCATTAAGTTCAGCTGCATTCGCACCGAAAGAGGGAGAAAGATACGAGCCTTACATTGCGCCTGAGGAAAATATTGCTGAATTTACTCTGAAAGCGATAATCCTTGGAGCTGCATTCGGAATTATCTTCGGCGCCGCCAATGCATATCTCGGACTAAAAGTAGGACTTACCGTATCCACCTCAGTTCCAATAGCCGTAATGACCGTAGGCTTTTTTCGTATGTTTAAGCCTGTCCTCGGAAAAACGACTATTTTAGAACATAATATCGCCCAAACTGTCGGTTCTGCAAGTTCGAGTCTCGCCAGCGGAATTATTTTTACTTTGCCTGCTCTTTTCTTATGGGGTCTCGATCCGACGATTTTTACAATGGCTCTCATCGGATTTTTAGGCGGGCTTCTTGGAATCTTATTTATGATTCCGCTTAGAAAATTTCTGATTGTTCAGGAACACGGTAAACTCCCCTATCCTGAAGGAACAGCATGTGCGGAAGTTCTTGTTGCCAGCGAAATTGGAGGCTCTCATGCAAAAACCGTATTTACAGGCTTAGGTATTGGAGCAGTATATAAGGGCCTGATGTCCTTTGGAAGATTTTGGAGCACAGAGGCAAGCTGGTCAATTCCCGGTCTTCCTAAGGGACGAATAGGGTTTGAATTGCTTCCTGCGCTGCTGGGGGTCGGTTATATTCTTGGATACAGAGTATCGGCAATGATGGTTTCCGGAAGTCTTATATCGTGGGTCATTCTCATACCTCTAATCGCATATTTCGGAGATGGATTGGCTTCTCCAATTGCGCCGGAGCCGGTGAAACTTATCAGCGAAATGTCCACAGGCGAAATTTGGTCACGGTACGTTCGTTATATCGGCGCAGGCGCTGTAGCTGCCGGAGGGCTGATCTCTCTTTCGAGGGCAATTCCTACCATTGTTAAATCTTTCAAGGTGGGAATAGCGCAGCTGAAAAAACGGGTAGGAGTAGCGGCGGATTTAGATAAACGAACTGAAAAAGACCTTAATATAACTTACGTCCTTGGAGGCTCCGTTCTCATAACCATTATAATCGCACTCTCTCCCGATATTATCACTACCTCGGATTCAATGATGTTTCGAGCAGTTGGAGCTATTTTAATGGTGATTTTCGCGTTTTTCTTCGTCACTGTTTCTTCCCGAATTGTAGGACTTGTGGGTGTTACAAGTAATCCCACGTCGGGAATGACAATTGCCACACTTCTGGTCGTCAGCTCAATTTTTGTACTTCTCGGCTGGACGGACAATATGGGTAAAGCTGCTGCTATTACCGTCGGGGCGGTTGTGGCGGTGGCAGCGTCAATTGCCGGTGATACTTCTCAAGACCTTAAAACCGGATATCTGCTTGGCGCCACACCATACAGACAGCAGATAGGAGAAATGATAGGCGTAGCTACAGCAGCTATTTTTGTGGCGATGACAGTGGTAGCGCTAAGCGAAGTTTATGGCTTCGGTTCTATGGAACTGCCTGCTCCACAGGCAACTTTAATGAAAGTAGTAATCGAAGGTGTCCTTTCCTCAAATATCCCATGGATACTTGTATTATCCGGCGTGGCATTTGCGGTGGTCGCAGAGTTGTTGTCTATCCCGTCGCTTCCCCTTGCAGTCGGAATATATCTTCCTGTATCAACTATGACTCCCTTATTTCTCGGTGGTATAATCAGACATTATGTTGAGAAAAAATCCAGCAAAGACGAAAAATTGCTTAAGTACAGGAGAGAACGTGGGATTTTACTTGGATCCGGATATGTGGCGGGAGACGGCATAATGGGAGTTCTCATAGCATTTTATGCGCTTTATGTAGGCAAAAAACCGTCATGGAATTTTCACGAATGGATGGGTAGTATGGAATCTGTATTATCATTCCTCATATTCCTGGGTCTTGCCTATTATTTATTCCGCACATCGATGAAGAAACCTGAAGATGAATCGCCAAATCAATCCGACGCATAA